A genomic stretch from Fibrobacter sp. UWEL includes:
- a CDS encoding inositol monophosphatase family protein produces MAATKENLDLLKIALKAAELAQGNILKYFQNDVGVEWKADKTPVTIADKSTEELCREFWAKETPGFGVIGEEMGIESPDAEYQWVIDPIDGTKAFIHGVPLFGTLIALYKRGEAIASLIRIPAMNTAVWAMKDGGAFLDGRSVSCSKVSTLADSLVLSGTVNTMETAGYGEQYAAVRRAARLHRGWGDCYGYYLVAAGRAELMIDPVVSLWDIAPYPLLFKEAGGKFTTLDGKTDLFDANGKPVAPIYEGYTSFASNGLVHDEVANYFKK; encoded by the coding sequence ATGGCAGCTACAAAAGAAAATCTTGATTTATTGAAAATCGCCCTTAAGGCAGCCGAACTGGCTCAGGGTAACATTCTGAAGTATTTCCAGAATGACGTTGGCGTGGAATGGAAGGCCGACAAGACTCCCGTGACCATCGCCGACAAGAGCACTGAAGAACTTTGCCGCGAATTCTGGGCAAAGGAAACTCCAGGCTTTGGCGTCATTGGCGAAGAAATGGGAATTGAAAGCCCCGATGCAGAATACCAGTGGGTCATCGACCCCATCGACGGCACCAAGGCATTCATCCACGGCGTTCCGCTGTTCGGGACTTTGATTGCTTTGTACAAGCGCGGCGAAGCGATTGCAAGCCTCATCCGCATTCCCGCCATGAACACCGCTGTTTGGGCAATGAAGGACGGCGGCGCATTCCTGGACGGACGCAGCGTAAGTTGTTCCAAGGTCAGCACCCTGGCCGACTCTCTGGTTTTGAGCGGCACCGTCAACACTATGGAAACAGCAGGCTATGGCGAGCAGTACGCAGCCGTACGTCGTGCCGCACGTCTCCATCGCGGTTGGGGCGATTGCTACGGCTACTACCTGGTAGCCGCCGGCCGCGCCGAACTGATGATCGACCCCGTGGTCTCCCTCTGGGATATTGCACCTTATCCCCTGCTATTCAAGGAAGCCGGTGGCAAGTTCACAACCCTCGATGGAAAGACGGATTTGTTCGACGCCAACGGCAAGCCCGTAGCCCCCATTTACGAAGGCTACACCAGCTTCGCCTCCAACGGTCTTGTTCACGACGAAGTCGCCAACTACTTCAAGAAGTAA